GCTCTTTCAGATCTCTCTGTTTTTTCACATATTCTTTCCTCTGCCCAGAATGTCCTTCATTTccttgtttcctgagaaaactccTCTTTATCCTTCAAAATCCTGTACAGACATCACCAACTCCAAGAGGCTTCTCTGAATTCCCCTCTCTCACAGAGTTACCCATCCAtcaatccattcatttgtttgtttattattgggcaaatatttattgagttcttagtGTGGGCCAGATGCCATGTTGGATACTGGAATACCATGGTGATAAGACAGATCAAACATGGTCTTACTCTTCTTGGCCTTATATTTTTCCatgggtatacacacacacacatacatacacaccctcacacatgcactcacacacacaaatacattcaAATAATCAGACGAATAAGATAATCATCAATTTTCTAAGTGCCATGAATTAAAGAAGCAGGGAACTGTAATACAGAATAATGAGTATGAGGGATTGATACAGAGGCAACATAATTTAATATAAGGTTGAGCCATGTGAAATTGCTGGCATTTGACTATTTTTGTCCTGTATAATTAGTGATTTTATATAATTCAATCTAACAGTTGTCTTTCTGAGGAATTGACATTTAAATTGAGACCTGAAGATGAGGTGGAATGGCCATGGTGGCTAGGCTTGGAGCTTAGCATGTTCCAGAAACCAAGAGAAGATTGGAAAAGATAGACTTGAGAAAAGGATTGAGTAGCTCTATGTGAAAGTAAGAGAGATAACAGGACAGATCATATAAAACCTTTATAGGAGTCTGGATTTGAttctcattaaaatgtaaaaccacTAGGGTATTTTAAGATCCTTCCAATTGCAGCATGGAACTGGAATGGAAGAGAGTAAGGGTAAAAATAGGGCTATCAATTAAGAGGTTGCTGTAAGGAGGCAATATAGTGTTGTGTTAGGTGTGCAGGATTTGGCATCAGGGTGCTTCGATTTAAATCCAGGTTTTGCCAtttgccatttattagctgttACTCTGTGCAAGTTACTCAAAttgtctaagcctcagtttcttcagctgcgaaatgggaataacaatagGATCAACCTTATAGGGCTATTCTAGAGACTGAGTGAGATAATCCATTGCACAACTAAGCAGTCCCTGGTGGGTAGTAAACACTTAATAGATACTAGATATAAGTAGTCTAAGCAAGAGATGATAGGACATGGACTGTGTTGACAATATATTTGGAGAGACATGAACAGACATGAGACCTACTGTGGGATTTTAACAGCAGGATTTAATAATAGAATGAATGTGAGAGTTGAGGGAGGAGGATTTTTCAGGGATGACTCTGGACTTTTGTCAGAGTGGAGGAGATTGGGTTGTACTTTCCTAAGATGGAGAAGGTCTGCCTGGTACAGAATTTAGCTAtagaaatttctctctctctctttataacCTGTAAggcagaatgaaagaaagaaaaaaggataagTATCATACAGTATAAAAGGAAATCGTTATTAAAACATTTAGATAACAGAACCTAACGTGAGGTATAAAAAGCACTGTATGTTCCATTTGTACCACAATAtctaaaatatgcaaaaatctTAAGTGTGTATATTCTTTGTTCCCAAGGTCTGTGATTTTGGAAATCTTTCTGCTGTGTTATGTGATACCGAGCAGTGAAACTTAAACATGATTACTTTGTCTCTTATTAAAGGTGTTTTGTAATCATCCCATCTGCTTCTCTCACAGAGTCAAGCCCGCCTGGTATACCAGCAGATGAAGACTCTAAAAAGGGGGTCTATCCTTATTCTCTTTAGCAATTGAGAGTCTGCTCTGGGCGCCATCAGGCCTCATGGGGAAGCGGGATAACCGGGTGGCCTATATGAATCCTATAGCAATGGCCAGATGGAGGGGCCCATCGCAATCCTTAGGCCCAACAATACAAGATTATCTGAATCGACCAAGGCCCACCTGGGAAGAAGTGAagaaacaattagaaaacaaaaagaaaggctCCAAGGCACTAGCGGAATTCGAAGAAAAAATGACTGAGAATTggaagaaagaattagaaaaaaggagagagaagttaTTGAGTGAAAAGGAGGGCTcatccaaaaaaagagaaaagaagaaaaagaagaagaagaagaagaagaaatattgtCAGTCTTCACCTTCTTCATCAAGCTCTGATTCTTCAAGCAGCTCTTCAGATtctgaggaggaggaaaagaaacatggaaaaaaaagaaagaaaaagaagaaccgTTCACACAAATCATCAGAAAGCTCTACCTGTGAATCTGAATCAGAGAGCAAGGTGTctgttaaaaagaagaagaagtcaAAGGatgacacagagaaagaaaagcatgtCAGAAGTCTcagcaaaaaaaggaagaaggccTGTCCTGAGGAGAAACCTTCATCACCAGATTCCTCATCAGAATCAGATTACGAAGAGGAGGCTCaagcaaaaaagaagagaagacgTGAAGAGCGAGAAAAAGCAATggagaaagcaaagaagaagaagaagaaacagcacAAAAAACAtagtaagaagaagaaaaagaagtcgAGTTCAAGTCACAAGGCAGCATAATAAGAAGGAAAAAGTCAAAATTGCCCTATTGAAAAAAGCAAGGTCTAGAAGAAGCTTCAACTGTGAATGTTAGGGCATATTTACCAAAATGCATGAGTTTCCCTGTGTTAGTAGAATTATTCCTGGACTTTTGAGTTGCCAGTCCAATGCCACTGTGCCGGAAAGGGCCTTAATTGTTGCCTGCGGCTTAAATATAGGATTTTGcttgtttgtctctttttctttccactgGTTAATTCCTCTGATAGTTAAAACCCTGTTGTCATACTAGTAGTTAAAACGTTTGGAATTAAAGTAAAATGTTTTAGATGATAAATAATTTTGACCACCAAAAAATGAATCTATAGTTTAAAGTATCTAAGTTGAATACATCTTTAAAATAGAACAGAAGTATCCAGATGACAATAGTTGACATTTTTGAAGCCTGAACTTAGCATTAGTATCTCCAAATGCttacttttgaaaatttaaagttTAGCTTATTATACTTTTCTCCTTAATAAACTTTTGTTTACATGGGGAAAGGGCTTGGGGGGGAAAAAGAGTTTGCTATCCCTTTGGCTAGCTGAATAGTGTGCCTTTGATCCTTACATCCTATTTTTGCCAGTGCAGCAGCCATTCTTTTCTTACTTAGTGACATTCTGGGATGTTGTTGTATGCTGCTTCAAGTGAACAAGACAGCAATTTACAGTATAAGCAAACCCCCAATTTTATGAAATTTACCTCTACTTTGACAGTACTGAAAAATATTTAGTGTTAGAGTGTTACATGATTTGAATTAACTTTGATACCCTTTAGATGGGAATCATTTTAAATAGACCCTGGTATTTTTTGATTAATATTCTGAAATATTTCGCATGTTTTATACTATTAAGTTTTGATTATCCAGGGATATTCTATATAACCAGTAATCCTTTTTTTATATGATTTATGCTTAGGATACAAGTTTCAAGTTTGTAATTTCCTAATCTTACTATATTAATTTCATTACTGTTTAATTGCATACTTGCCAAAATATTTAGCATGTAAAAAGAAGGTTTTTAAACAATACTGAATGCCTTCATATTGAAGCTGGTTTACTGTAAGCAAGTTGAGTGCCAGACCTCTAGTACGCTGTATGTCTTGTTACATAAAACTACTGCCAAAATCTTAGTAAGTATGCTGTTTTAAAAGTTGTTGTCTTAAACGTTAATACtgaattaaaataagaattaaatttaGGAGATTATAATCTTTCTATTTCATATTTTACTAAGATTTGGTATTTATTGTCTCGTGTTTGTTGCTCATTCACGTTTACCGCTGAAATgagttgaaatttatttttactttacattttttatatCAGAATAGTATGAATTACAAATTGATGTCTAAGAAAACACCTGTTACAGAGGATGTGCTCATTGTAATGTCATATGTACAAAGTATTTTGGCATGGTGGGAGAATAaatagctatttttttaaatagctgatTTCATGTCAGCTCCCTTGAATCActagtaaaattattataaagatAGAAAACATCTGGTAGATAAATAACATATTGGCTCCCCAAATGT
This Camelus bactrianus isolate YW-2024 breed Bactrian camel chromosome X, ASM4877302v1, whole genome shotgun sequence DNA region includes the following protein-coding sequences:
- the FAM133A gene encoding protein FAM133A — translated: MGKRDNRVAYMNPIAMARWRGPSQSLGPTIQDYLNRPRPTWEEVKKQLENKKKGSKALAEFEEKMTENWKKELEKRREKLLSEKEGSSKKREKKKKKKKKKKKYCQSSPSSSSSDSSSSSSDSEEEEKKHGKKRKKKKNRSHKSSESSTCESESESKVSVKKKKKSKDDTEKEKHVRSLSKKRKKACPEEKPSSPDSSSESDYEEEAQAKKKRRREEREKAMEKAKKKKKKQHKKHSKKKKKKSSSSHKAA